Proteins encoded by one window of Streptomyces clavuligerus:
- a CDS encoding carbohydrate ABC transporter permease translates to MKHSTTDTGPGASGGPSGTDTVPDGAAPPPAAPTPSSSPSASSSSPGDRRSARRGGRWTPWLYLVPALVVLAGLLVYPIYQLGLISFLEYTQAQVSGGEPTTFKGLDNYRTLFADEQFWQVLLATVVFAAACVIATLAVGCALAVLLTRIRAVPRLALMMAALGAWATPAVTGSTVWVFLFDPDYGPVNRLLGLGDHSWTYDRFSAFALVLFEVVWCSFPFVMVTVYAGIRAIPAEVLEAAALDGASQWRIWRSITAPMLRPILVVVTIQSIIWDFKVFTQIYVMTNGGGIAGQNLVLNVYAYQKAFASSQYSLGSAIGVVMLLILLAVTLVYLRLLRRQGEEL, encoded by the coding sequence ATGAAGCACTCCACGACAGACACCGGCCCCGGCGCATCCGGCGGCCCGTCCGGCACGGACACCGTGCCGGACGGGGCCGCCCCGCCGCCCGCCGCACCCACGCCGTCCTCGTCGCCCTCGGCCTCCTCGTCCTCCCCGGGGGACCGCCGCTCCGCGCGGCGCGGCGGACGCTGGACCCCCTGGCTCTATCTGGTGCCCGCCCTGGTCGTCCTCGCCGGACTGCTGGTCTACCCGATCTACCAGCTCGGCCTGATCTCCTTCCTCGAATACACCCAGGCCCAGGTCAGCGGGGGCGAGCCCACCACCTTCAAGGGACTGGACAACTACCGGACGCTGTTCGCCGACGAACAGTTCTGGCAGGTCCTCCTGGCGACGGTGGTGTTCGCCGCGGCCTGTGTGATCGCCACCCTCGCCGTCGGGTGCGCGCTCGCCGTGCTGCTCACCCGGATCAGGGCGGTGCCCCGGCTCGCCCTGATGATGGCCGCGCTCGGCGCCTGGGCCACCCCGGCCGTCACCGGCTCCACCGTCTGGGTCTTTCTCTTCGACCCCGACTACGGCCCGGTCAACCGGCTCCTGGGGCTCGGCGACCACTCCTGGACCTATGACCGCTTCAGCGCGTTCGCCCTGGTCCTCTTCGAGGTCGTCTGGTGCTCGTTCCCGTTCGTCATGGTGACGGTGTACGCGGGCATCCGGGCCATCCCGGCCGAGGTGCTGGAGGCCGCCGCGCTGGACGGCGCGTCCCAGTGGCGCATCTGGCGCTCGATCACCGCCCCGATGCTCCGGCCCATCCTCGTCGTCGTCACCATTCAGTCGATCATCTGGGACTTCAAGGTCTTCACCCAGATCTATGTCATGACCAACGGCGGAGGCATCGCGGGACAGAACCTCGTCCTCAATGTGTACGCGTACCAGAAGGCGTTCGCGTCCTCCCAGTACAGCCTGGGGTCCGCGATCGGTGTGGTCATGCTGCTGATTCTGCTGGCCGTCACCCTCGTCTATCTGCGCCTGCTGCGACGCCAGGGAGAAGAACTGTGA
- a CDS encoding carbohydrate ABC transporter permease has product MSTPSRPGRTGPLRLRRPWRLAAEASALLVAAVVAFPLYWMVLSAVKPAGEIQSTEARPWTLNPTLDSFRRVFEQQDFGRYFLNSLFVATVVVVASALIAFLAATAVTRFRFKFRTTLLIMFLVAQMVPIEALTIPLFFLMRDAGQLNTLWSLILPHIAFSLPFAIWMLRGFVKAVPEALEEAAYIDGASRTRFLWQILFPLVLPGLVATSVFSFISTWNDFLFAKSFIISDTSQQTLPMALLVFFKPDENDWGGIMAGSTIMTIPVLVFFVLVQRRLVSGLGGAVKD; this is encoded by the coding sequence GTGAGCACCCCCAGCCGTCCCGGCCGAACCGGTCCGCTCCGCCTCCGCCGTCCCTGGCGGCTCGCGGCCGAGGCGTCCGCCCTGCTCGTCGCCGCCGTGGTGGCCTTCCCGCTCTACTGGATGGTGCTTTCCGCGGTCAAACCGGCGGGTGAGATCCAGTCGACCGAGGCCCGCCCCTGGACGTTGAATCCGACGCTGGATTCCTTCCGGCGCGTCTTCGAGCAGCAGGACTTCGGACGCTATTTCCTCAACAGTCTGTTCGTCGCGACGGTGGTCGTGGTGGCGTCGGCGCTGATCGCCTTTCTGGCGGCCACCGCCGTCACCCGATTCCGTTTCAAGTTCCGCACGACCCTGCTGATCATGTTCCTCGTGGCCCAGATGGTGCCCATCGAGGCGCTGACCATTCCGCTCTTCTTCCTGATGCGGGACGCCGGACAGCTCAATACCCTCTGGTCGCTCATCCTGCCGCACATCGCCTTCTCGCTCCCCTTCGCCATCTGGATGCTCAGGGGATTTGTGAAGGCGGTTCCCGAGGCGCTGGAGGAAGCCGCCTACATCGACGGCGCGAGCCGTACCCGTTTCCTCTGGCAGATCCTCTTCCCGCTGGTCCTCCCCGGTCTCGTGGCGACGAGCGTCTTCTCCTTCATCTCGACCTGGAACGACTTCCTCTTCGCCAAGTCGTTCATCATCAGCGACACCTCGCAGCAGACCCTGCCGATGGCGCTGTTGGTCTTCTTCAAACCCGATGAGAACGACTGGGGAGGAATCATGGCGGGCTCCACCATCATGACGATCCCCGTGCTCGTCTTCTTCGTCCTCGTGCAGCGGCGGCTCGTCTCGGGCCTGGGCGGCGCCGTCAAGGACTGA